One genomic segment of Sanyastnella coralliicola includes these proteins:
- a CDS encoding peptide-N-glycosidase F-related protein, whose product MLKRAILGLLAVLASTAMMADPGDTLVVQTYTFEDQNNPDTDYDSPGRRTFTFPEDDGTTYQKILMYYTLKCFEDGTAGGLGFPCGEWDYLTYNYLYDYTGVLDSNFLTHPFMLIDNQDFVTQDLVVDPLYNFIQYDYEIANDVTVENEVMVTFAEDGTVNPAPVRTDMHRSRFQFLYTAQELLDMGLTAGEIGYIELEIGDAWDMADLLRLKVGATAEEDLTSWYDGDMTEVRVGEFMPGGEGWYPFQFTEAIMWDGMSSLVFELSAHVEEAFSPTQFKGVNSTINSVSAASNDRYISFNNVDEVKVPGEAFAAVQDEITIAFWVNGNEDIQPSNSTVFEGVNSSNQRVVNSHLPWGNARVYWDAGQSGGYDRIDKAANTADFEGRWNHWAFTKNAVTGEMFAYLNGELWHSGTDRFRTMEDIVKFSIGSAAGWSNFYNGKMDEFAIWEVALDEETIAAWMNRSITMDHPNYDDLVVYYDFNEVNGEPVLDHSGNGFDAAPHGAPDRQYHNGDDLFLNPELVAFRPSIQIQQGDYTINTTTDSYTEQVMVAPVSVSSWDVENYDVYVTDIDYYWLPQDTYVYDEDGNILETIPFEGDAVPFVNQTLEYYGAPYEVVDRYEIGRFITPYGINLDLEEGWTWIFDVTDYEPLLHGEVELEAGNWQELLDMKFMFIEGTPPRDVKRVEAFWKGTYNLNSFDENVTAYQIDVEEGEETFRLKTRASGHGFGQGNNCGEFCYNTHSVKVNGETQWSWEIMQECADNPLYPQGGTWIYDRAGWCPGAPVKTQDFELTPLVDNMESFTVDYDIEYDPDGNYRFEGQVIAYGEPNFTTDVEIEEIMAPSDMRILSRMNPICDDPVIRIKNNGSAPLTSCEITYGIGENMNTYTWTGELGFLESEDVTVSYDDPGFWNGDEEEVLVFEATVTSANGFTDENQFNNHATSTFNRPPVYTYGEEDDNRIIIWTKTNNTPWETEVRIETMNGTTVYLRDDFDEANTNYRDTIALNAGCYKFILSDSDDDGLSFFANNDGNGTCRLKKVAGSTFIQFETDFGKEIVHYFNFQTDLVSVDEEFKPEPTVVVFPNPGTDRCNVKISGMEQDISYRMFDVNGKLVASGNRKLAGGGLLSIDTYDLPAGMYSVIIDDGEQYVTRRWLK is encoded by the coding sequence ATGCTAAAGAGAGCGATCCTAGGACTGCTTGCGGTGCTCGCAAGCACTGCGATGATGGCCGATCCCGGTGATACACTGGTGGTACAGACCTACACATTCGAAGATCAAAACAACCCGGACACAGATTATGATAGTCCGGGTAGACGCACCTTCACATTCCCTGAAGATGACGGCACAACGTACCAAAAAATCTTGATGTACTACACCCTGAAATGTTTCGAAGACGGAACAGCGGGAGGTCTCGGATTCCCTTGTGGAGAGTGGGATTACCTAACCTACAATTACCTCTACGATTACACAGGAGTGTTAGACTCGAATTTCTTGACGCACCCTTTCATGTTGATCGATAATCAAGATTTCGTAACGCAAGATCTTGTGGTTGATCCACTGTACAACTTCATCCAGTACGATTACGAAATTGCGAATGACGTGACTGTAGAGAACGAAGTGATGGTTACGTTCGCTGAAGATGGAACGGTGAATCCAGCACCAGTTCGTACGGATATGCACCGTAGCCGTTTTCAATTCTTATACACAGCACAAGAGTTGTTAGACATGGGTCTGACCGCTGGTGAGATTGGCTACATCGAACTTGAAATTGGTGACGCTTGGGATATGGCAGACCTTCTTCGTTTGAAAGTTGGCGCTACCGCGGAAGAAGATTTGACCTCTTGGTATGATGGAGACATGACTGAAGTTCGCGTCGGTGAATTTATGCCTGGCGGCGAAGGATGGTACCCTTTCCAGTTCACTGAGGCCATCATGTGGGACGGAATGAGCTCATTGGTATTTGAATTAAGTGCGCACGTTGAAGAAGCTTTTTCTCCAACACAGTTCAAAGGGGTAAATTCTACAATCAACTCTGTTTCGGCAGCAAGCAATGATCGTTACATCTCGTTCAATAACGTGGATGAGGTGAAAGTTCCAGGCGAAGCATTTGCAGCGGTACAAGATGAAATCACCATTGCCTTTTGGGTGAATGGAAATGAAGATATTCAGCCGAGCAACAGCACAGTATTTGAAGGAGTAAATAGCAGTAACCAGCGCGTTGTGAACAGCCACCTTCCATGGGGTAATGCTCGTGTGTACTGGGATGCTGGTCAGTCTGGAGGCTACGATCGTATAGACAAAGCAGCGAACACTGCCGACTTTGAAGGACGCTGGAACCACTGGGCATTCACCAAGAATGCAGTAACAGGTGAGATGTTTGCCTACTTGAACGGAGAACTTTGGCACTCAGGAACGGATCGCTTCCGCACTATGGAAGACATCGTGAAGTTCAGTATCGGATCTGCTGCAGGTTGGTCGAATTTCTACAATGGAAAGATGGACGAATTTGCCATCTGGGAGGTAGCCCTCGATGAGGAGACAATCGCCGCTTGGATGAACCGTTCGATTACTATGGATCACCCGAACTACGATGACCTTGTGGTTTACTACGACTTCAACGAAGTGAATGGAGAGCCCGTGCTTGATCATAGTGGAAACGGATTCGACGCAGCTCCACACGGGGCCCCAGATCGCCAGTACCATAATGGAGATGATCTATTCTTGAACCCTGAATTGGTGGCCTTCCGTCCTTCAATTCAAATTCAACAAGGAGATTACACGATTAACACAACTACAGATAGCTACACGGAACAAGTAATGGTAGCTCCAGTGTCGGTGTCATCGTGGGACGTAGAGAACTACGATGTATATGTAACTGACATTGATTACTACTGGCTTCCACAAGACACTTATGTATACGACGAGGATGGGAATATATTGGAAACGATTCCATTCGAAGGAGATGCGGTTCCATTTGTAAACCAAACGCTAGAATACTACGGTGCTCCATATGAAGTAGTTGATCGCTATGAAATCGGACGATTCATCACTCCTTACGGAATCAACCTTGACCTAGAAGAAGGGTGGACTTGGATCTTCGATGTTACTGATTACGAGCCACTGCTTCATGGAGAGGTAGAGCTTGAAGCAGGAAACTGGCAAGAGCTCTTGGATATGAAGTTCATGTTCATCGAAGGAACTCCTCCACGTGACGTGAAGCGCGTAGAAGCATTCTGGAAAGGAACCTACAACTTGAACTCATTTGATGAGAACGTAACGGCCTACCAGATTGATGTAGAAGAAGGGGAGGAGACTTTCCGTTTGAAAACTCGTGCTTCTGGGCATGGCTTCGGACAAGGAAACAACTGTGGCGAGTTCTGTTACAACACGCACTCAGTAAAAGTGAATGGTGAAACGCAATGGAGTTGGGAGATTATGCAGGAATGTGCGGATAACCCACTTTACCCACAGGGAGGTACATGGATTTACGACCGCGCTGGTTGGTGTCCGGGAGCTCCTGTGAAAACTCAAGACTTTGAATTGACCCCACTCGTAGACAACATGGAATCGTTCACTGTTGATTACGATATCGAATATGATCCAGATGGGAACTACCGATTCGAAGGACAGGTAATCGCCTACGGAGAGCCGAACTTCACCACGGATGTGGAAATCGAAGAAATCATGGCACCGAGCGATATGCGCATCTTGAGTCGTATGAACCCAATTTGTGATGACCCAGTAATCCGCATCAAGAACAATGGTTCTGCACCGTTGACTAGCTGTGAGATTACCTACGGTATCGGTGAAAACATGAATACGTATACATGGACAGGTGAACTCGGGTTCCTAGAGTCTGAAGACGTAACAGTGAGCTACGATGACCCAGGATTCTGGAATGGAGATGAAGAAGAGGTGTTGGTTTTCGAGGCTACGGTGACTTCGGCGAATGGATTTACCGATGAGAACCAATTCAATAATCACGCGACTTCAACGTTCAATCGTCCACCTGTATATACGTATGGGGAGGAGGATGATAACCGCATCATTATCTGGACAAAAACGAACAACACACCTTGGGAGACGGAGGTCCGCATTGAAACAATGAATGGAACAACAGTTTACTTGCGTGATGATTTCGATGAAGCCAATACGAACTACCGCGATACCATTGCACTGAACGCAGGGTGTTACAAGTTCATCCTTTCCGATTCTGATGATGATGGGTTGAGCTTTTTCGCGAACAATGATGGAAACGGAACATGTCGTCTGAAGAAAGTAGCAGGTTCAACGTTCATTCAGTTCGAAACTGATTTCGGAAAAGAGATCGTTCACTACTTCAACTTCCAAACGGATCTTGTATCTGTTGACGAAGAGTTCAAGCCAGAGCCAACGGTAGTGGTATTCCCTAACCCAGGTACAGATCGTTGTAACGTTAAAATCTCTGGAATGGAGCAAGACATTAGTTACCGCATGTTCGATGTGAACGGTAAGCTTGTGGCTTCAGGAAACCGAAAACTAGCCGGAGGAGGTTTGCTTTCTATAGATACGTATGATCTCCCTGCCGGAATGTACTCAGTCATCATCGACGACGGTGAACAATACGTCACCAGAAGATGGTTGAAGTAA
- the gshB gene encoding glutathione synthase yields the protein MNYLFIMYPWEDIDPNADSSLQLIHEVASRGYKVALTTAANLTIRDCMAMTFAKVLKNQDKVSKSVNSFYKNAQFKEEMLPLAGFDVIFMRANPPLDNIVLNFLDSVKDDVFIINDVEGLREANNKLYTAAFYDPKNEVIPATHVSKNKEYLKRVIKESDSEKMIMKPLNGYGGSGVIVLEKGASSNMNSLLDFYISRKDGESNYVILQDYVEGAELGDIRVLMLHGEPIGAMRRVPAEGDARSNVAAGGSIQKHTLTAAEKKLCKWVGPKLVQDGLYFAGLDLIGGKLIEVNVLSPGGINYINKLNKVKLQRKIIDYCDDVIRSRESLRSRRSELRKAVENA from the coding sequence ATGAACTATCTTTTCATCATGTACCCATGGGAGGATATCGATCCTAATGCTGATTCTTCCCTACAGCTCATTCATGAAGTAGCCTCAAGAGGTTACAAAGTTGCTCTAACTACAGCGGCTAATTTGACCATCCGTGATTGCATGGCGATGACCTTTGCGAAGGTTCTGAAGAACCAAGACAAGGTGTCGAAGTCTGTCAACTCATTCTACAAGAACGCTCAGTTCAAGGAAGAGATGCTGCCGCTTGCAGGATTTGATGTGATTTTCATGCGGGCGAATCCGCCACTTGACAACATCGTCTTGAACTTCTTGGATTCTGTCAAAGATGACGTCTTCATCATCAATGATGTTGAAGGACTACGTGAAGCAAACAACAAGCTTTACACGGCGGCTTTCTACGACCCGAAGAATGAAGTCATTCCGGCAACCCACGTTTCTAAGAATAAGGAGTATCTAAAGCGTGTCATCAAGGAAAGTGATTCTGAAAAGATGATCATGAAACCGTTGAATGGTTATGGTGGTTCTGGAGTTATCGTTCTTGAAAAAGGAGCTAGCTCCAACATGAACTCATTGCTCGACTTCTATATTAGTCGCAAAGACGGTGAAAGCAATTACGTGATCCTCCAGGATTACGTTGAGGGTGCTGAGTTGGGAGATATTCGTGTACTTATGCTTCATGGCGAACCGATTGGTGCTATGCGAAGAGTACCTGCTGAAGGAGATGCCCGTTCCAATGTAGCTGCTGGTGGTTCCATTCAGAAACACACCTTAACCGCAGCTGAGAAGAAGCTCTGTAAATGGGTCGGGCCTAAATTGGTTCAAGACGGATTGTACTTTGCCGGACTAGACCTAATCGGCGGAAAGCTGATCGAGGTGAATGTTTTGAGCCCAGGTGGAATCAACTACATCAATAAGTTGAACAAAGTCAAACTTCAACGTAAGATCATCGATTACTGTGACGACGTAATCCGATCACGTGAATCTCTAAGAAGTAGAAGAAGCGAGCTGAGGAAAGCTGTAGAGAATGCGTAA
- a CDS encoding flavohemoglobin expression-modulating QEGLA motif protein: protein MRKLSCEEIIRRIQEGLTFEAESSDAGFRISINEYVPYVCTAIHDGHRFRDELKIKTRLSEFERWYEEDPYTGAFISSMPIKLIGLDSRFEYDLNREPETCVYDEAWGKKVWKRALTKAERERSRKKHDAYYRVTYALIAKLEELFGACVVYDMHSYNWRRWDREVPVWNIGSERIDNDRFGICVEKWRDQLADIELPNGIPQSAAINDTFFGRGYNLAFITKSFDNTLVLATEVSKIYCNEETAEPFPAVINSIKGQLKRAILNHAHDFAREFTTWEHKKQGRLLSNDLQESILEVDSALHDLLKNFELLSMVNPINVAQEKKRFFESRCTINPQFEYKPIGFDPFHLKRKIHRLEIEKITDVHIQRLYQDVINAFSDKIDMLSSIGSSKFLYNSMRYFGEPSEKDLKNAWFLQHLPEVEVATAEPRLGVPEAVELFKESFEEYGFKGKIEVSRNMVADAMVINHQKKVMIKKGATFRPKELRFLVHHEIGVHMVTTMNSNLQPLKVFNLGFPVNTMTQEGLAVLSEYLSGNITLRRLKELGQRVIATDMMVKGADFKKTYRTMVNDLEMDVDEAFYLVTRIYRGGGFTKDHLYLRGLSEMYRFWSDGNDLRPLLIGKTSLEHYGTILEMIERGILKQPKYLSRAIMEPRTEENNPIYDYIIRAIR from the coding sequence ATGCGTAAACTAAGTTGTGAAGAGATCATTCGCCGCATCCAGGAGGGACTCACCTTCGAGGCGGAGAGCAGTGATGCTGGTTTTAGAATCTCGATTAACGAATACGTGCCGTATGTATGTACGGCCATTCACGACGGTCATCGCTTTCGCGATGAGCTGAAGATCAAAACGCGCCTTTCGGAATTTGAACGCTGGTATGAAGAAGACCCTTATACCGGTGCCTTCATTTCTTCCATGCCGATCAAACTCATTGGTTTGGATAGTCGTTTTGAATATGATCTCAACCGTGAACCTGAGACTTGTGTATATGACGAGGCTTGGGGTAAGAAGGTCTGGAAAAGAGCGTTGACCAAGGCTGAGCGTGAACGTTCGCGCAAGAAGCATGACGCGTACTATCGTGTGACATACGCGCTGATCGCCAAGCTAGAAGAGCTTTTTGGCGCTTGTGTGGTTTATGACATGCACTCTTACAATTGGCGTCGTTGGGATCGTGAAGTGCCTGTTTGGAATATTGGTTCTGAGCGTATTGATAATGATCGTTTTGGCATTTGCGTAGAAAAGTGGCGTGATCAACTGGCAGACATTGAGTTGCCTAACGGCATCCCTCAGAGCGCTGCTATTAATGATACTTTCTTCGGACGAGGGTACAACCTTGCCTTCATTACCAAGAGCTTCGACAACACCTTAGTTCTCGCGACCGAGGTCTCGAAGATTTACTGCAACGAAGAAACGGCTGAGCCCTTCCCTGCAGTCATCAATTCAATCAAGGGGCAGCTCAAGCGTGCCATTCTAAACCACGCGCACGACTTTGCACGGGAGTTCACCACATGGGAACATAAGAAGCAAGGTCGCCTCCTCTCGAATGATCTTCAGGAATCAATCTTGGAGGTAGATTCAGCACTACATGACCTGTTGAAGAATTTCGAGTTGTTATCTATGGTGAATCCAATCAACGTAGCTCAAGAGAAGAAACGATTCTTCGAGTCGCGTTGCACGATCAACCCACAATTCGAATACAAGCCGATTGGATTCGATCCTTTCCACTTGAAACGGAAGATTCACCGATTGGAGATTGAGAAGATCACAGATGTGCATATCCAACGTCTTTACCAAGATGTGATCAATGCCTTCAGCGACAAGATCGATATGCTATCGTCTATTGGCAGCAGTAAGTTCTTGTATAACTCCATGCGCTATTTCGGTGAGCCTTCTGAAAAGGACCTGAAGAATGCGTGGTTCCTTCAGCATCTTCCAGAGGTTGAAGTCGCTACCGCGGAACCGAGATTGGGTGTACCAGAAGCTGTTGAGTTATTCAAAGAGAGTTTCGAAGAATACGGCTTCAAAGGAAAGATTGAAGTCTCTCGCAACATGGTGGCTGATGCGATGGTGATAAACCACCAGAAGAAAGTCATGATCAAGAAGGGCGCGACTTTCCGCCCGAAGGAACTGCGGTTCTTGGTGCATCACGAGATTGGAGTGCATATGGTGACTACCATGAATAGCAATCTCCAGCCGTTGAAGGTGTTCAACCTGGGCTTCCCAGTGAACACGATGACGCAAGAAGGACTGGCTGTTCTGTCTGAGTACTTGAGTGGGAACATCACCTTACGTCGCCTAAAGGAATTGGGTCAACGCGTGATCGCCACCGATATGATGGTGAAAGGAGCTGATTTCAAGAAGACCTACCGCACCATGGTCAACGACCTAGAGATGGATGTGGATGAAGCGTTCTACCTCGTCACTCGTATTTATCGAGGAGGTGGATTCACGAAAGACCACCTCTACTTACGCGGACTTAGCGAAATGTATCGATTCTGGAGTGACGGAAATGATCTTCGCCCATTACTCATTGGTAAAACTTCTTTGGAGCACTACGGAACCATCCTAGAAATGATTGAGCGAGGAATTTTGAAGCAACCAAAATACCTCTCACGCGCTATCATGGAGCCACGAACGGAGGAGAACAACCCAATCTACGATTACATCATTCGCGCCATCCGTTAA
- a CDS encoding glutamine synthetase III: MPTFRSKALEDVFHRKPLVVEPAGKISEFYGENVFNQHTMREYLTDEAYEKVMDATINGTRIERGIADQVATSMKDWATSRGATHYTHWFQPLTGATAEKHDSFMQPTGDGRAIEKFDGSLLVQQEPDASSFPNGGIRNTFEARGYTIWDPSSPAFVIGNTLCIPTIFISYTGHALDNKVPLLRAIAAADKAATDVCQYFDRDVKKVTITLGWEQEYFLIDRALFNARPDIALTGRALFGHAPAKGQQLDDHYFGSIPDRAMAFMKDFETEAHRLGIPVATRHNEVAPNQFECAPIFEEANLANDHNQLLMDLLDKVARKHDFRVLLHEKPFEGLNGSGKHNNWSLSTNTGVNLLKPGKNPKSNMRFLTFFVNTIAAIHKNADILRAAIAGAGNDHRLGANEAPPAIISAFIGSQLTEALDALEKNIKAGKMTPDDKTALKLEIGRIPEVLLDNTDRNRTSPFAFTGNKFEFRAVGSSANCSNAMIALNTIVADQLIEFKKNVDARINKGEKKDEAILKELQKLIKASKNIRFEGNGYSDEWVKEAKKRGLSNLVNTPQALSVLKRKETRDIYSAMGVLAPEELEARVEVEFENYILKRQIEARVGADLAQNHIIPTAIAYQTRLVENVKGLKDIMTAAEFKKASSTQVKLIKEISEHLSAVKDDVDALRAERKKADKMTDVEKIANLYADKVMPLLNSVREHSDRLEMLIDDEMWPLPKLRELLFTR, encoded by the coding sequence ATGCCAACTTTTCGCAGTAAAGCCCTGGAAGATGTATTCCATCGCAAACCACTAGTAGTGGAGCCAGCAGGTAAGATTTCAGAATTTTACGGAGAGAATGTATTCAACCAACACACGATGCGTGAGTACCTCACAGACGAGGCTTACGAGAAGGTGATGGACGCAACGATCAACGGTACGCGTATTGAACGTGGAATCGCGGATCAAGTAGCGACGTCTATGAAAGACTGGGCTACTTCACGCGGAGCAACGCACTACACTCACTGGTTCCAACCTTTGACTGGAGCAACAGCAGAGAAGCATGATTCATTCATGCAGCCTACTGGAGACGGACGTGCGATTGAGAAATTTGATGGTTCTCTATTAGTCCAGCAAGAGCCGGATGCTTCTTCATTCCCGAACGGAGGTATTCGTAATACATTCGAAGCTCGTGGTTACACGATCTGGGATCCTTCATCTCCAGCTTTCGTGATTGGTAATACACTATGTATCCCAACGATCTTCATTTCATACACGGGACATGCACTTGATAACAAGGTGCCGTTGTTGCGTGCGATTGCAGCAGCTGACAAGGCAGCAACAGATGTATGCCAGTACTTTGACCGTGATGTCAAGAAAGTAACAATCACACTTGGTTGGGAGCAGGAGTACTTCCTCATCGACCGTGCATTGTTCAATGCTCGTCCTGATATTGCGTTGACAGGTCGTGCGCTATTCGGACACGCACCTGCAAAAGGTCAGCAGTTGGATGATCACTACTTCGGGTCTATTCCTGATCGCGCCATGGCGTTCATGAAAGACTTCGAAACTGAAGCACACCGTCTTGGAATTCCTGTGGCAACACGTCACAACGAGGTTGCTCCAAATCAGTTCGAATGTGCGCCGATCTTCGAAGAAGCAAACTTGGCAAATGACCACAACCAGCTATTGATGGACCTTCTCGATAAAGTAGCTCGTAAGCACGACTTCCGTGTACTTCTTCACGAGAAGCCATTTGAAGGGTTGAATGGTTCTGGTAAGCACAACAACTGGTCACTAAGCACAAACACAGGAGTGAATCTTCTGAAGCCAGGGAAGAATCCAAAAAGCAACATGCGCTTTTTGACCTTCTTCGTGAACACGATTGCTGCGATTCACAAGAATGCAGACATTCTTCGTGCTGCGATCGCAGGTGCTGGTAACGATCACCGTTTGGGTGCGAACGAAGCACCTCCAGCAATCATCTCAGCGTTCATCGGTTCTCAGTTGACAGAGGCACTTGACGCACTTGAGAAGAACATCAAGGCTGGAAAGATGACACCAGACGATAAGACAGCGTTGAAGTTGGAAATCGGACGAATTCCTGAAGTTCTACTTGACAACACTGATCGTAACCGTACTTCACCTTTCGCTTTCACTGGAAACAAGTTTGAGTTCCGCGCAGTAGGTTCTTCAGCTAACTGTTCAAATGCGATGATCGCATTGAACACAATCGTTGCAGATCAGCTGATTGAATTCAAGAAGAACGTTGATGCACGCATCAACAAAGGAGAGAAGAAAGACGAAGCAATCCTAAAGGAATTGCAGAAGTTGATCAAGGCGTCAAAGAACATCCGCTTCGAAGGAAATGGGTACAGTGACGAATGGGTGAAAGAAGCGAAGAAGCGGGGTCTTTCTAACCTTGTGAATACGCCACAGGCGTTGAGCGTATTGAAGCGCAAAGAAACACGTGACATCTACTCAGCGATGGGAGTTTTGGCTCCTGAAGAGCTAGAAGCACGTGTAGAAGTAGAATTCGAAAACTACATCCTAAAGCGTCAGATCGAAGCGCGTGTTGGAGCTGATCTTGCACAGAATCACATCATCCCGACAGCAATTGCATACCAGACACGTTTGGTAGAAAATGTGAAGGGCTTGAAAGACATCATGACCGCTGCTGAATTCAAAAAAGCGAGCAGCACACAAGTGAAGTTGATCAAAGAGATCTCTGAGCACCTGTCAGCAGTGAAAGACGACGTAGATGCACTACGTGCAGAGCGCAAGAAAGCTGATAAGATGACTGACGTTGAGAAGATTGCTAACCTATACGCTGATAAGGTGATGCCGTTGTTGAACAGCGTGCGTGAGCACTCTGACCGATTAGAAATGTTGATCGATGATGAGATGTGGCCATTGCCAAAGCTGCGTGAGCTACTTTTCACTCGCTAA
- a CDS encoding cellulose synthase family protein, with translation MDLTILIIYGLFLTFILLYSCMQLNLTIAYRARHRKQEEWQKEDPDHFEWPRVTVQLPVYNELYVVERLIDAVAKLDYPLDKLDIQVLDDGNDESVEVAAKKVAYWKSQGLDIEHIRREDRVGFKAGALEYGLGIAKGEFTAIFDADFIPDPQFLRKTMPYFKSGNKVGVVQTRWEHLNEDYSILTRLQAFGLDAHFTIEQLGRNARGHFINFNGTAGVWRNECIKDAGGWQHDTITEDLDLSYRAQLKGWNFVYLEEVGSPAELPAEMNALKNQQFRWTKGAAECAVKNLPSVIKKRGIGLSTKVHAIFHLMNSFIFICVLGSALLSLPILLVKIGTSDYDLMFNLASVFLFSFIVLAYYYWTSRKYRGDSFLTFLRDFPLFLAVSMGMSLHNSIAVIEGYIGRKTPFVRTPKFAISGEGDGSWSDKKYRALKANPLTIIEAFLAIYFFGGVVLGIYHQEFGMLPFHIMLFIGFTYVAWFSFKHTRVA, from the coding sequence GTGGACCTAACTATACTGATCATATACGGGTTGTTTCTAACCTTCATTCTGTTGTACAGCTGCATGCAGTTGAATCTGACCATTGCTTACCGTGCTCGTCATCGAAAGCAAGAAGAGTGGCAGAAAGAAGACCCAGACCATTTTGAATGGCCGCGAGTGACGGTTCAGCTCCCAGTGTACAACGAACTGTATGTCGTGGAGCGTTTGATCGATGCGGTTGCTAAACTCGATTACCCGCTAGACAAGCTTGATATTCAAGTATTGGATGATGGTAACGATGAATCTGTAGAGGTAGCAGCGAAAAAAGTAGCGTACTGGAAGTCGCAAGGACTAGACATCGAACACATTCGTCGTGAAGACCGTGTTGGTTTCAAGGCTGGAGCGTTGGAATACGGTTTGGGTATCGCGAAAGGAGAATTCACCGCTATTTTCGACGCAGATTTCATCCCTGATCCGCAATTCCTTCGCAAGACGATGCCTTATTTCAAGTCGGGCAATAAAGTAGGGGTTGTTCAAACCCGTTGGGAACACCTCAACGAAGATTACTCCATCTTGACGAGGCTACAAGCCTTTGGATTGGATGCGCACTTTACCATCGAGCAACTCGGTCGAAACGCACGCGGTCACTTTATCAATTTCAATGGTACCGCTGGTGTGTGGCGCAATGAATGCATTAAAGATGCTGGTGGTTGGCAACACGATACCATTACTGAAGATCTTGACCTGAGTTACCGTGCTCAATTGAAGGGGTGGAACTTCGTCTACCTGGAAGAAGTGGGGTCTCCTGCGGAGCTTCCTGCGGAAATGAATGCATTGAAGAATCAACAGTTCAGATGGACTAAAGGCGCTGCTGAATGTGCCGTGAAGAACCTACCCTCGGTAATCAAGAAACGTGGTATTGGTCTGAGCACGAAGGTGCACGCGATCTTCCACCTGATGAACAGTTTCATTTTCATTTGTGTCTTAGGTTCAGCGCTCTTGAGTCTGCCTATTCTACTGGTGAAAATTGGGACTTCTGATTACGATCTTATGTTCAACTTGGCGAGCGTATTCTTATTCAGCTTCATTGTATTGGCTTACTACTACTGGACTTCCAGAAAGTACAGAGGAGATAGCTTCCTAACTTTCCTTCGTGATTTCCCGTTGTTCTTAGCGGTGAGTATGGGAATGTCCTTGCACAATAGTATCGCTGTGATTGAAGGGTACATTGGAAGAAAAACACCGTTCGTTAGAACACCCAAATTTGCCATCAGTGGAGAAGGAGATGGATCTTGGTCTGATAAAAAGTACCGCGCACTCAAAGCGAATCCACTGACCATTATCGAGGCGTTTTTGGCAATCTACTTCTTTGGTGGTGTCGTGCTAGGAATCTATCATCAAGAGTTTGGAATGCTCCCATTCCACATCATGCTCTTCATCGGTTTCACCTACGTAGCCTGGTTCTCGTTCAAGCATACTCGCGTTGCTTAA
- a CDS encoding glycosyltransferase family 2 protein has product MIIDVIIPAWNEEKSIGHVVSDIDRELVRTVVVVNNNSKDDTAAVAASAGAKVVTELKQGYGSACLKGIEVVNGHEPLADIIVFMDADYSDYASEMPDLIKPILDGSADMVIGSRALGEKEKGAMTPQQVFGNWLATWMIKKIYKHQYSDLGPYRAIKLSSLNDLGMRDPDYGWTVEMQVKALHKKLNVDEVAVNYRKRIGVSKVSGTLKGTILAGYKIITTILKYAKWT; this is encoded by the coding sequence ATGATAATCGACGTAATCATACCAGCTTGGAATGAAGAGAAGAGCATTGGGCATGTGGTAAGCGATATTGATCGCGAGCTCGTGCGCACTGTGGTGGTGGTGAACAACAATTCCAAGGATGATACTGCTGCTGTAGCGGCTTCCGCGGGAGCGAAAGTGGTGACAGAATTGAAGCAGGGTTATGGCTCGGCATGCCTCAAGGGAATTGAGGTGGTGAATGGCCACGAGCCCTTGGCTGATATCATCGTGTTCATGGATGCAGATTACAGCGATTATGCCAGTGAGATGCCTGATCTGATCAAACCTATTCTGGATGGATCGGCTGATATGGTCATTGGCTCACGAGCGCTTGGTGAAAAAGAAAAAGGGGCCATGACACCCCAACAAGTCTTCGGAAACTGGCTCGCTACCTGGATGATCAAAAAGATCTACAAACATCAGTACTCCGACCTTGGTCCGTACCGTGCGATTAAACTGAGCAGTCTGAATGACCTTGGTATGCGCGACCCTGATTATGGCTGGACTGTCGAAATGCAAGTAAAAGCTCTACATAAGAAATTGAACGTCGATGAAGTGGCGGTGAACTATCGAAAGCGCATTGGCGTGTCGAAAGTCTCTGGCACTCTGAAAGGTACTATCTTAGCGGGCTATAAGATCATAACCACCATACTGAAATACGCGAAGTGGACCTAA